Proteins from one Apium graveolens cultivar Ventura unplaced genomic scaffold, ASM990537v1 ctg4472, whole genome shotgun sequence genomic window:
- the LOC141701945 gene encoding WD-40 repeat-containing protein MSI4-like isoform X1 has protein sequence MKTEEKTKKQELSVEERYTQWKSLVPVLYDWLANHNLVWPSLSCRWGPVIEQATYKNRQRLYLSEQTDGTVPNTLVIANCEIVKPRVAAAEHISQFNEESRSPFVKKFKTILHPGEVNRIRELPQNSNIVATHTDSPDVFIWDIESQPTRQANLGSPVSRPDLILTGHKDNAEFALAMSPTEPFVLSGGKDRFVILWSIQDHISSLATDPGSTKSSKAGGIKTSKADVSDYSPASSPSVQARGTFQGHENTVEDVQFCPSSAQEFCSVGDDSCLILWDARSGFTPAVKVEKAHDADLHCVDWNPHDVNFILTGSADNSVRMFDRRKLTSGPVHIFAGHSEAVLCVQWSPDRSSVFGSSAEDGVLNMWDHKLIGQQDNPNGLFFRHAGHRDKVVDFHFNSSDPWTIVSVSDDCESTSGGGTLQIWRMLDLLYKPEEEALADLERYKDHLLSCSV, from the exons ATGGGGTCCTGTGATTGAGCAAGCTACTTACAAGAATCGTCAGCGTCTTTACCTTTCTGAACAG ACAGACGGTACTGTCCCTAATACACTTGTAATTGCAAACTGCGAAATTGTAAAACCCAGGGTTGCTGCTGCAGAACATATATCACAG TTCAATGAAGAGTCGCGTTCCCCCTTTGTGAAGAAGTTTAAGACCATTTTACATCCTGGCGAG GTGAATCGGATTAGAGAGCTTCCCCAGAACAGCAACATAGTGGCTACACACACTGACAGTCCTGAT GTCTTTATTTGGGATATTGAAAGTCAGCCTACTCGTCAAGCTAACCTGGGAAGCCCAGTGTCTCGTCCAGATTTG ATACTGACTGGGCATAAGGATAACGCAGAATTTGCACTAGCTATGTCCCCAACTGAACCGTTCGTGCTTTCTGGAg GGAAGGACAGGTTTGTGATATTATGGAGTATTCAGGATCACATCTCCTCCTTGGCTACAGACCCAGGATCTACTAAATCTTCTAAAGCAGGGGGCATTAAGACCTCCAAGGCTGATGTAAGTGATTACTCGCCAGCATCTAGCCCTTCCGTACAAGCTCGTGGTACTTTCCAAGGGCATGAAAATACTGTTGAAGATGTGCAGTTCTGCCCCTCGAG TGCGCAGGAGTTTTGCAGTGTAGGGGATGATTCCTGCCTTATCTTGTGGGATGCCAGAAGTGGTTTTACTCCAGCCGTCAAG GTTGAAAAAGCTCATGATGCGGATCTTCACTGTGTGGATTGGAATCCTCATGATGTAAATTTTATACTGACCGG GTCTGCTGATAATTCTGTTCGCATGTTTGACCGCCGTAAGCTCACGTCGGGGCCTGTACACATCTTTGCGGGTCACAGTGAAGCTGTCCTTTGTGTTcag TGGTCTCCAGATAGGTCATCTGTCTTTGGAAGTTCAGCAGAGGATGGCGTTCTGAACATGTGGGATCATAAGCTG ATTGGCCAGCAAGATAATCCGAATGGCTTATTCTTCCGACATGCTGGGCACAG AGACAAAGTTGTTGACTTCCACTTCAATTCTTCTGATCCATGGACAATTGTTAGTGTCTCTGATGATTGTGAAAGTACAAGTGGGGGTGGAACGCTGCAG ATATGGCGAATGCTTGATCTGTTATACAAACCCGAAGAGGAGGCTCTTGCGGATCTGGAGAGATATAAGGACCATTTGCTTTCATGTTCAGTTTAA
- the LOC141701945 gene encoding WD-40 repeat-containing protein MSI4-like isoform X2 has translation MEKNTKMQERSVELYAKWKSLVPVLYDWFANHRLVWPSLSCRWGPVIEQATYKNRQRLYLSEQTDGTVPNTLVIANCEIVKPRVAAAEHISQFNEESRSPFVKKFKTILHPGEVNRIRELPQNSNIVATHTDSPDVFIWDIESQPTRQANLGSPVSRPDLILTGHKDNAEFALAMSPTEPFVLSGGKDRFVILWSIQDHISSLATDPGSTKSSKAGGIKTSKADVSDYSPASSPSVQARGTFQGHENTVEDVQFCPSSAQEFCSVGDDSCLILWDARSGFTPAVKVEKAHDADLHCVDWNPHDVNFILTGSADNSVRMFDRRKLTSGPVHIFAGHSEAVLCVQWSPDRSSVFGSSAEDGVLNMWDHKLIGQQDNPNGLFFRHAGHRDKVVDFHFNSSDPWTIVSVSDDCESTSGGGTLQIWRMLDLLYKPEEEALADLERYKDHLLSCSV, from the exons ATGGAAAAGAACACAAAGATGCAAGAGAGATCAGTTGAGCTTTACGCTAAGTGGAAATCACTAGTTCCTGTTCTTTACGATTGGTTTGCTAATCACCGTCTCGTCTGGCCGTCGCTCTCTTGCCG ATGGGGTCCTGTGATTGAGCAAGCTACTTACAAGAATCGTCAGCGTCTTTACCTTTCTGAACAG ACAGACGGTACTGTCCCTAATACACTTGTAATTGCAAACTGCGAAATTGTAAAACCCAGGGTTGCTGCTGCAGAACATATATCACAG TTCAATGAAGAGTCGCGTTCCCCCTTTGTGAAGAAGTTTAAGACCATTTTACATCCTGGCGAG GTGAATCGGATTAGAGAGCTTCCCCAGAACAGCAACATAGTGGCTACACACACTGACAGTCCTGAT GTCTTTATTTGGGATATTGAAAGTCAGCCTACTCGTCAAGCTAACCTGGGAAGCCCAGTGTCTCGTCCAGATTTG ATACTGACTGGGCATAAGGATAACGCAGAATTTGCACTAGCTATGTCCCCAACTGAACCGTTCGTGCTTTCTGGAg GGAAGGACAGGTTTGTGATATTATGGAGTATTCAGGATCACATCTCCTCCTTGGCTACAGACCCAGGATCTACTAAATCTTCTAAAGCAGGGGGCATTAAGACCTCCAAGGCTGATGTAAGTGATTACTCGCCAGCATCTAGCCCTTCCGTACAAGCTCGTGGTACTTTCCAAGGGCATGAAAATACTGTTGAAGATGTGCAGTTCTGCCCCTCGAG TGCGCAGGAGTTTTGCAGTGTAGGGGATGATTCCTGCCTTATCTTGTGGGATGCCAGAAGTGGTTTTACTCCAGCCGTCAAG GTTGAAAAAGCTCATGATGCGGATCTTCACTGTGTGGATTGGAATCCTCATGATGTAAATTTTATACTGACCGG GTCTGCTGATAATTCTGTTCGCATGTTTGACCGCCGTAAGCTCACGTCGGGGCCTGTACACATCTTTGCGGGTCACAGTGAAGCTGTCCTTTGTGTTcag TGGTCTCCAGATAGGTCATCTGTCTTTGGAAGTTCAGCAGAGGATGGCGTTCTGAACATGTGGGATCATAAGCTG ATTGGCCAGCAAGATAATCCGAATGGCTTATTCTTCCGACATGCTGGGCACAG AGACAAAGTTGTTGACTTCCACTTCAATTCTTCTGATCCATGGACAATTGTTAGTGTCTCTGATGATTGTGAAAGTACAAGTGGGGGTGGAACGCTGCAG ATATGGCGAATGCTTGATCTGTTATACAAACCCGAAGAGGAGGCTCTTGCGGATCTGGAGAGATATAAGGACCATTTGCTTTCATGTTCAGTTTAA